One genomic region from Leptospira tipperaryensis encodes:
- a CDS encoding ATP-binding protein, giving the protein MNLDPEIFICSIFLFLSSLLLWLSSTTYVNLEKRDRSATFTISILISASLLFGFFSWIGEFGLFEVSSYPAVYFFPGIFGLILIPFGWFFIIIWFVGFLKQKRIYRFIFRSLILAQIFAYLFFILWARKFDPNLSLFNFWNAVPFSFRLSYIIYILICILTPIVALKSFRISKQILPEIARQKAVPYLNSTSYLLLGVLILVFFLFLGKGLGISEDPVLQSQRSPILFYGFLIGIQLFVAAAILVLGKALISYEVFTGRILPKISLRREWRNAIFGLIILSGIYLILALIGFQKIELFLSASYVYILSRTFLLKKNKDLRLEENSILRSIMIPEETSNNTSFDGKEIQIRFRKSFEILCSKILETSKAFFVNDNRIPFIPDLLLQYPTLNDSSQKTEFKYSNLIFEKDGIAYLDDENSYGYVLCLKVENDHSGTGFLFLGEKVDGGLYAEEEIEIGKAAISWMLNSLFVESNAQTLSSLQRKHMEEQRIVDYKTRQILHDEILPDIHSSILELSQVEKNPAIGEQIQVLTNLHKKVSGFLRELPDTSLEIQRLGLIDALIRLTGSEFEISWFEWSYDPMLKVNFPITKPEILEILFYACRESIRNAIRYSGEGNEKKVSISFQEKEGILIRIKNKISKKEPELIESAGQGLKIHSALLKVFGGFLTLEFPNSTDAIVEIYLPFQK; this is encoded by the coding sequence TTGAATCTTGATCCTGAGATTTTTATTTGTTCTATTTTTCTTTTTTTATCTTCACTTTTACTTTGGCTATCATCGACGACTTACGTAAATTTAGAGAAAAGAGATAGATCCGCGACATTTACGATTTCGATTTTAATCTCTGCGTCCCTTCTCTTCGGATTCTTTTCGTGGATCGGAGAATTCGGATTGTTCGAAGTTTCTAGTTATCCGGCGGTTTATTTTTTTCCCGGAATTTTCGGATTGATTTTGATTCCTTTCGGTTGGTTTTTTATCATCATCTGGTTCGTAGGTTTTTTAAAACAAAAAAGAATCTATCGATTTATCTTTCGATCTTTGATATTAGCTCAAATCTTTGCTTATCTATTTTTTATTCTTTGGGCTCGTAAATTCGATCCGAACTTATCTTTATTCAATTTTTGGAATGCAGTCCCCTTTTCTTTTCGTCTTTCTTATATAATCTATATTCTGATTTGTATTTTAACTCCGATCGTCGCTCTGAAATCTTTTCGAATTTCAAAACAGATACTACCGGAAATCGCCAGACAAAAAGCGGTTCCTTATTTGAATTCCACTTCGTATCTTCTTCTTGGAGTTTTGATTCTTGTTTTCTTTTTGTTTTTGGGAAAAGGCTTAGGAATATCCGAAGACCCTGTCTTACAATCCCAAAGAAGCCCCATTTTGTTCTATGGATTTTTAATCGGAATCCAGTTGTTCGTCGCTGCGGCCATCTTGGTTTTAGGAAAGGCTTTGATTTCTTACGAAGTTTTTACGGGGCGAATTTTACCGAAGATCAGCTTACGTCGAGAATGGAGAAATGCGATTTTCGGATTAATAATTCTTTCAGGAATTTATTTGATTCTCGCGCTCATTGGATTTCAGAAAATCGAACTCTTTCTTTCTGCTTCTTATGTTTATATTCTTTCCCGAACTTTTCTTTTAAAAAAGAACAAGGATCTGAGATTAGAGGAAAATTCGATTCTAAGATCGATCATGATTCCGGAGGAAACTTCTAACAACACGTCTTTCGACGGAAAAGAAATTCAGATCCGCTTCCGGAAATCCTTTGAAATCTTATGTTCTAAAATTTTAGAAACCTCGAAAGCATTTTTCGTAAACGACAATAGAATCCCGTTTATACCGGATCTACTATTACAATATCCGACTCTAAACGACTCCTCTCAAAAAACTGAATTCAAATATTCTAATTTAATTTTTGAAAAAGACGGAATCGCCTATTTGGATGACGAGAATTCTTACGGTTATGTTCTCTGTTTAAAAGTTGAGAACGATCATTCCGGAACTGGATTTTTGTTTTTGGGAGAAAAGGTCGACGGAGGGCTTTATGCAGAAGAGGAAATCGAAATCGGAAAAGCTGCGATTTCCTGGATGTTAAATTCTCTTTTTGTGGAAAGCAACGCTCAAACTTTAAGTTCCCTGCAGAGAAAACACATGGAAGAACAAAGAATTGTGGATTACAAAACCAGACAGATTCTTCACGACGAAATTCTTCCCGACATTCATTCTTCTATATTAGAATTATCTCAAGTAGAAAAGAACCCGGCTATCGGGGAGCAGATTCAGGTTTTGACAAATCTTCATAAAAAGGTCTCCGGCTTTTTGAGGGAATTACCCGATACGAGTTTGGAAATTCAGAGACTTGGTTTGATCGACGCTCTGATTCGACTTACGGGTTCGGAATTTGAGATTTCTTGGTTTGAGTGGAGCTACGATCCCATGCTCAAAGTGAATTTTCCGATCACAAAGCCTGAAATTTTAGAAATTCTTTTTTACGCGTGCAGGGAATCGATTCGAAATGCGATTCGTTATTCGGGCGAAGGAAATGAGAAGAAGGTTTCGATTTCTTTTCAAGAAAAGGAAGGAATTCTGATTCGAATCAAAAACAAGATCTCAAAAAAGGAACCGGAACTTATCGAATCCGCCGGACAAGGATTGAAAATTCACAGTGCGCTTTTGAAAGTTTTTGGCGGCTTTCTTACATTAGAATTTCCTAATTCAACTGATGCCATTGTAGAAATTTATTTGCCCTTTCAAAAATGA
- the mtaB gene encoding tRNA (N(6)-L-threonylcarbamoyladenosine(37)-C(2))-methylthiotransferase MtaB, protein MPSPIAEQTVLFNTLGCRLNFFESDGLFSSLTKHGYRSAEAEEHPEVVIINTCTVTNKADSRNRNTIRNAIKKFPGSQIWVTGCYAETDRESIEAIPGVAGVVGNTEKSKLPSMILEKKGLLDAEDLLGVTYDRFSYSDVLPNGHTRAYLKIQDGCNRKCSYCKIPQARGLGVSRNYQDVLDQVRFLQDHGVGEITLTGVNLGWYRDSENKKAFNRVLKDILSILEYSRLRISSIEPPDVGSELAELMSHPRFTPFLHIPLQSGSDEILKRMKRTYTQSTFRKRVETAKEKIPGLFLGTDVIVGFPGETEEMFQESVKMAQELGFAKIHTFPFSVRRNTLAETFPDSVSKEIKKERVHILNSLSRDLHKNYSLGEVGKVREAILEQGGTAVTDNYLKVRIPEEDLKNLKTGQFLNVELLEYQTEADKEGTFLGRVFR, encoded by the coding sequence ATGCCCTCTCCAATAGCTGAACAAACCGTCCTTTTTAATACCCTCGGATGTAGACTCAATTTTTTTGAGTCCGACGGTTTGTTTTCTTCTCTTACAAAACACGGATATCGTTCCGCAGAAGCGGAAGAACACCCCGAAGTTGTGATCATCAATACATGCACCGTTACAAATAAGGCCGATTCTCGAAATCGGAACACAATCCGTAACGCGATCAAAAAATTTCCGGGCTCTCAGATCTGGGTGACGGGCTGTTACGCGGAAACCGATCGTGAATCGATCGAAGCGATACCGGGTGTCGCGGGTGTTGTCGGTAATACGGAAAAATCTAAACTTCCATCCATGATTCTTGAAAAAAAAGGTCTGCTCGACGCAGAGGATCTGCTCGGAGTTACCTATGATCGCTTCTCTTATTCCGACGTTTTGCCGAACGGACATACTCGCGCTTATCTTAAAATTCAAGACGGTTGTAATCGAAAATGCTCTTATTGCAAAATTCCGCAAGCACGCGGTTTGGGAGTCAGTCGAAATTATCAGGACGTTTTGGATCAGGTTCGATTCTTACAAGATCATGGAGTCGGAGAGATCACTCTTACGGGAGTAAATCTTGGCTGGTATCGAGATTCTGAAAATAAAAAGGCGTTTAACCGCGTTTTGAAAGATATCTTAAGTATATTAGAATATTCTAGACTTCGAATCTCCTCGATCGAACCGCCCGATGTGGGAAGCGAACTCGCGGAACTGATGTCTCATCCTCGATTTACTCCCTTTCTCCACATTCCTCTTCAAAGTGGAAGTGATGAGATTTTAAAGAGAATGAAACGAACTTACACTCAGTCAACGTTTCGCAAACGAGTGGAAACCGCTAAAGAAAAAATTCCCGGCCTCTTTTTAGGAACCGACGTGATCGTAGGTTTTCCGGGTGAAACGGAAGAGATGTTTCAAGAAAGCGTGAAAATGGCTCAGGAACTCGGGTTTGCAAAAATCCATACGTTTCCTTTTTCGGTTCGGAGAAACACGTTAGCCGAAACATTTCCTGATTCCGTGAGCAAAGAAATCAAAAAAGAAAGGGTTCATATTTTAAACTCTCTTTCTAGAGATCTTCATAAAAATTATTCCCTTGGTGAAGTTGGTAAAGTGAGAGAAGCGATTCTGGAGCAGGGTGGAACCGCCGTCACCGATAATTATCTCAAAGTGAGAATTCCGGAAGAAGATTTAAAGAATTTAAAAACGGGTCAGTTTTTGAATGTGGAGCTTTTGGAATATCAAACGGAAGCCGATAAAGAAGGAACTTTTTTAGGTCGAGTTTTTAGATAA